The following nucleotide sequence is from Tardiphaga alba.
GCGCCAACGGCCATAGACTCTCTGGCAAATGAGGCGACAGTGAGTCAACGCCACAGCAAGACACGACGCGGCGCCGACGCCTAGTTGTCCTGCACGGCCCATGCTCTGCCGGCTTGTGCGACACTGGCCGGCACATCGCGGCCGCAATGTTCGGCAGCGCGTTCGAATTGCTCCTGAATCACAGGCGTCACGGTGCCGCCCGCGCTATCGATCTCACGCAATGAAATCGTCGAGGTGAATTCTGCGGCAAAACAGCTGCAATATTTTTTGGAATCGTTCGAAGGCCGGTTCGGACGTTTGCGGAAATGATTGCTGCAGCTCTTTTCGAGATTCGACGCCATCTGGTCGATCTCGTTGGCGAATGCAGGCGACGCGAGTGCCGTGACGAGTACCAAGACTATTCCGTTAGACCGCTTCATGCTGCCCCACGCGGTTCCGAGTCTCGAACTTACATCCAACTGTCATACTATACCTCGGTTCCGCAATCGTGACTTTTCATGTCCAGCACTGTCTGGCGGGCGCCTTAAACTGGGGTGAATTGTCGCAAATGCGACGGTTGAATCCGTCATCCCCAGCAGAGATGGTCGCGCATGGGACGAATCCTGGAATTGGCCGCGATCATCGTGATCGGCGGCGGGAGCGCGGCTCTCCTCGCCTATTCCATGGGCGCGCTGGCCATGGACGAATTCGGCCTCGCCAGCCGGCCGCTCGTCTCAATTTCGCTATTGTCCGCGGGCTTTATCGCTCTGCTACTCGTCGTCGAGTTCCTCGGCACGTTCTGGACCGCCGCGTCACATGATGACGGCCCGCAACGGGAAAGCTTGATGCACCAAATCACCAAGGCCGACGTCGTCATCTCCGTAGGCCGCGGCCTGATCATGGCCGCCGCGATTGTCGGGGCAACGTATTATTTCGGCAGCTGGTATCTCGGCGGCGAGGGCCTGGAAGCCCTGTTCCATGGCGTGGACGACAAGATCGCCGTCTCCATCGAGAGCACGATCACGACGACCACCGAAGCCACGCAGTAACGCGGCTTCGGCCTCTTCCAGACTGTTTCAATACGCGACAGACTGCGGCCGGCCGACGCCGCTATAGAGGAATCCGTTACGGACCACCTCATCCGGCGCATAGATGTTGCGGAGATCGACGATCACCGGACAGGCCATGATCGCCGCCATCTCCTTCAGATCCAGCGCGCGGAACTGCTCCCATTCTGTGACGATGGTCACCGCATGGCTTCCGCGAGCGCAATCATAGGCGCTGTCGCAGAAGGTGACATTCTCGAACACCTTCCTTGCCTGCTCCATGCCGACGGGATCATAGACGCGGATTTCGGCTCCCATGTCCTGCAACGCCGTGATCAGCGGGATCGACGGCGCATCGCGCATGTCGTCGGTGTTCGGCTTGAACGTCACACCAAGGATCGCAATGGTCTTGCCGCGCAAATTGCCGCCAAAGGCATGCGCCACCTTGCGCGCCATCGCGCGCTTGCGCTGATCATTCACCGCCACCACCGTCTCGACGATGCGCAGCGGCGCCTCAAAATCCTGGCCGGTCTTGATCAGCGCCAGCGTGTCCTTCGGAAAGCATGAGCCGCCATAGCCGGGCCCGGCATGCAGGAATTTCGCGCCGATGCGGTTGTCGAGCCCGATGCCGCGCGCGACCTCCTGCACATTGGCGCCGACCTTTTCGGCGAGATCCGCGATCTCGTTGATGAAGGCCACCTTGGTGGCGAGGAAGGAATTGGCAGCGTATTTGGTGAGCTCGGCGGTGCGGCGATCCGTATAGAGGATCGGCGACGTGTTGAGATGCAGCGGGCGATAGACCTCCGCCATCACCTGCTTCGCGCGCGCATCGCTCGATCCGATCACGATGCGATCGGGATGTTTGAAGTCGCGAATCGCAGCACCTTCGCGCAGGAACTCGGGATTCGAGACCACAGCGAATTCCGCCTCGGGATTTTCCTCGCGGATGATGCGCTCGACCTCGTCCCCGGTGCCCACCGGCACCGTCGACTTGTTCACCACCACCGTGAATTTGGTGATCGCTTTGGCGATCTCGCGCGCCGCGGCATAAACATAAGTGAGATCCGCATGACCATCGCCGCGTCGCGACGGCGTGCCGACAGCAATGAACACGACCTCCGCCTCGCCGACGGCCCTGGTGATATCGGTGACGAAATTCAGCCGCTTCTGCTTCGCATTGCTCGCCACCAGCGTATCGAGGCCGGGCTCGTGAATTGGAATCTCGCCGCGATTGAGCGCATCGATCTTGCTCTGGTCGGTGTCCACGCAGGTGACGTGATGGCCGAAATCGGAAAAGCACGCACCCGACACCAGCCCCACATAGCCGGCGCCGATCATGGCGATACGCATGAGATGTCCTGTCATTATACAAGTCCGCGGTCAGAACGACCCGGACGCCCCCAAGGTAGATAGAGCGCGACGTCCTAGCTGCTGAGCAGCAACTCGCCGTCGAGATGTTTCGGGAAGAAGAAGAAGTTGTTCACGTAGGATTGCCCGGGTTTACGGCCACCATTGGGCAGCAGCGCGTCAGGATCCTGCATCGTCTCGGCATCGAAGAAATCGACGGGGACAATGTCGTCATCGGACAGGAAATAGCCGCGATACTCCTTGGCGTCGAAGAATTCGAAGATCGATTTGGTAGCGTCGGTGCGATGGCGATCTTCGGCCTCGACGAGAAACACCGGCTGACAACGATCGATCAAGCCGGTCGCGCCCTTCAGCACGCTGAGTTCGTGGCCTTCCACATCGACCTTCACAAAGGCGACGTCGTCACGCATCACGCCATCGAGTCGCGCCAGCGGCACATGGGCGGCGACGACATTGGTCGTGTTCGGCGCATGCGACTGTTCGAGCGAGGCAAGGCCATGCACGAGGCCGTCGTCGCTCTGCGGGATATAGAGATCGGCTTCGCCTTCCTGATCCGACAAAGCGATCTCATG
It contains:
- a CDS encoding UDP-glucose dehydrogenase family protein, producing MRIAMIGAGYVGLVSGACFSDFGHHVTCVDTDQSKIDALNRGEIPIHEPGLDTLVASNAKQKRLNFVTDITRAVGEAEVVFIAVGTPSRRGDGHADLTYVYAAAREIAKAITKFTVVVNKSTVPVGTGDEVERIIREENPEAEFAVVSNPEFLREGAAIRDFKHPDRIVIGSSDARAKQVMAEVYRPLHLNTSPILYTDRRTAELTKYAANSFLATKVAFINEIADLAEKVGANVQEVARGIGLDNRIGAKFLHAGPGYGGSCFPKDTLALIKTGQDFEAPLRIVETVVAVNDQRKRAMARKVAHAFGGNLRGKTIAILGVTFKPNTDDMRDAPSIPLITALQDMGAEIRVYDPVGMEQARKVFENVTFCDSAYDCARGSHAVTIVTEWEQFRALDLKEMAAIMACPVIVDLRNIYAPDEVVRNGFLYSGVGRPQSVAY
- a CDS encoding FkbM family methyltransferase encodes the protein MTATQRTKQILKETFPSMWLRWRFMKRPKTAERELHYLDKIVPAGAVTVDVGANVGLYTQKLAKLSGKVHAFEPSHDMATLLRRTSASNVSIHEIALSDQEGEADLYIPQSDDGLVHGLASLEQSHAPNTTNVVAAHVPLARLDGVMRDDVAFVKVDVEGHELSVLKGATGLIDRCQPVFLVEAEDRHRTDATKSIFEFFDAKEYRGYFLSDDDIVPVDFFDAETMQDPDALLPNGGRKPGQSYVNNFFFFPKHLDGELLLSS